A genomic stretch from Mastacembelus armatus chromosome 7, fMasArm1.2, whole genome shotgun sequence includes:
- the zfp64 gene encoding zinc finger protein 64 isoform X3 yields MAAYNGEVAAGHSVLLEVSPDIHICGFCKQQYNNFEIFLAHKQNGCSLPTSGTAATTATATLTDSSTEFVFGDTYQTCVMRGVRKILTKAQKTPSKKLKPALTSKRHSCCFSGCTFKTQYGQKDMERHLKTHTGEKPFECELCHKRFSRRDKLNMHSRSHTGEKPHKCKHCPYAAADSSSLKKHLRIHYDERPFKCQICPYASRNSSQLTVHLRSHTGDAPFQCQQCDAKFKINSDLKRHIRIHSGEKPYKCDFCEYRCAMKGNLKSHIQIRHATENSFHCLHCDFKCSNKTALRQHSREHQPTQPIQCSKCTYSCSSKGALKVHERIHSEERPFKCEFCNFSSKQRSNLVIHKKKCHSDKPEKGGSGKGGRGAGSSGGSDSPKPVSSRYRAKLDAARAFYCDSCDASFVREDSLRSHKKQHRDSQNVLQLQISKSTSAVNLVPVAPQTNTQLEVSDSMAAYTSAQLKIIVSRPLVQENPLIPAGVDCQNKTNMVLLSSENQDMEVNPMVHQVNLLAPMQPLGSSQTADATLEPQTVLLTQLSSEETNNPLHQALLQTAITAQDSSSVAQTFITTCSELEGLNTLIQEGGTEVTVVTEGNASMMTTATPSNMACGPSEDMSKPVEAVTIHSNALPCEESALLVPDISLGSQNVVIHSVPLIVSAQPQRSQIEQLSPHTLYSDSDTMERIPQ; encoded by the exons TCGCTGCAGGTCATTCGGTTTTGTTGGAGGTGAGCCCAGATATCCATATCTGTGGTTTCTGCAAGCAGCAGTATAATAATTTTGAGATCTTTCTCGCCCACAAGCAAAATGGATGTTCCCTACCCACCTCTGGCACAGCAGCCACCACTGCAACAGCCACCCTCACAG ATTCCAGCACAGAATTTGTTTTTGGGGACACGTACCAGACCTGTGTCATGAGAGGTGTCAGAAAGATCCTGACCAAAGCCCAGAAAACACCATCCAAAAAATTAAAACCTGCCCTCACTTCAAAGcgacacagctgctgtttttcag GTTGTACTTTTAAAACACAGTATGGCCAAAAAGACATGGAGCGACATCTCAAAACCCACACTG GTGAGAAGCCATTTGAATGCGAGCTGTGTCACAAGCGCTTCAGTCGGCGGGACAAGCTGAACATGCACAGCCGCTCACACACAGGAGAAAAGCCACACAAGTGTAAACATTGTCCCTatgcagcagcagacagcagcagcctgaaGAAGCACCTGCGAATCCACTATGATGAACGACCATTTAAATGCCAGATCTGTCCTTACGCCAGCCGCAACTCAAGCCAGCTCACCGTGCATCTACGCTCACACACTG GAGATGCACCTTTCCAGTGCCAACAGTGTGATGCAAAGTTCAAAATCAACTCTGACTTGAAGAGGCACATCCGGATTCACTCTGGTGAAAAGCCTTACAAATGTGACTTCTGTGAATACCGCTGCGCCATGAAAGGCAACCTGAAGTCTCACATTCAGATCAGACATGCCACTGAGAACTCCTTCCACTGCTTGCACTGTGATTTCAAGTGTTCCAACAAAACTGCTCTCCGGCAGCACTCGCGAGAACACCAGCCCACTCAGCCCATCCAGTGTTCCAAGTGCACTTATTCCTGCTCCAGCAAGGGGGCGCTCAAGGTCCACGAGAGGATCCACTCAGAGGAGCGACCCTTCAAATGTGAATTCTGCAACTTTTCCTCCAAGCAGCGCAGCAACCTAGTCATTCACAAAAAGAAGTGCCACTCAGATAAGCCTGAGAAAGGTGGTAGTGGGAAAGGTGGCAGAGGTGCAGGAAGCAGTGGGGGAAGTGACTCTCCAAAGCCTGTCAGCTCAAGGTATCGGGCCAAACTGGATGCAGCTCGAGCCTTCTACTGTGACTCTTGTGATGCTTCATTTGTTAGGGAAGACTCTTTGCGCAGCCACAAGAAGCAACATAGAGATTCTCAGAATGTGTTGCAGCTTCAAATCTCCAAATCCACCAGCGCAGTCAACTTGGTTCCTGTCGCACCACAGACCAACACCCAGCTTGAAGTTTCTGATTCCATGGCTGCTTACACCAGTGCACAGCTCAAAATCATTGTATCTCGCCCGCTGGTCCAGGAGAATCCATTAATCCCAGCTGGTGTGGATTGTCAGAATAAGACCAACATGGTCCTGCTAAGCTCAGAAAACCAGGACATGGAGGTCAACCCCATGGTCCATCAGGTCAACTTGTTGGCTCCAATGCAACCCTTGGGGTCATCCCAGACTGCAGATGCTACCCTTGAACCCCAAACAGTTCTTTTGACTCAGCTCAGCTCTGAAGAGACCAACAACCCACTGCACCAGGCCCTGCTGCAGACTGCCATAACCGCTCAGGACTCCAGCAGTGTCGCACAGACTTTCATTACCACCTGCTCTGAACTGGAGGGCCTCAACACCTTGATCCAGGAGGGTGGCACAGAGGTTACAGTAGTGACAGAGGGAAACGCTTCCATGATGACCACAGCAACTCCATCCAATATGGCGTGTGGTCCATCAGAGGACATGTCAAAGCCAGTGGAGGCAGTTACGATCCACAGCAATGCCTTACCCTGTGAGGAAAGTGCGTTACTTGTGCCAGACATCAGCCTGGGTAGCCAGAATGTGGTC
- the zfp64 gene encoding zinc finger protein 64 isoform X1 has protein sequence MAAYNGEVAAGHSVLLEQNGCSLPTSGTAATTATATLTDSSTEFVFGDTYQTCVMRGVRKILTKAQKTPSKKLKPALTSKRHSCCFSGCTFKTQYGQKDMERHLKTHTGEKPFECELCHKRFSRRDKLNMHSRSHTGEKPHKCKHCPYAAADSSSLKKHLRIHYDERPFKCQICPYASRNSSQLTVHLRSHTGDAPFQCQQCDAKFKINSDLKRHIRIHSGEKPYKCDFCEYRCAMKGNLKSHIQIRHATENSFHCLHCDFKCSNKTALRQHSREHQPTQPIQCSKCTYSCSSKGALKVHERIHSEERPFKCEFCNFSSKQRSNLVIHKKKCHSDKPEKGGSGKGGRGAGSSGGSDSPKPVSSRYRAKLDAARAFYCDSCDASFVREDSLRSHKKQHRDSQNVLQLQISKSTSAVNLVPVAPQTNTQLEVSDSMAAYTSAQLKIIVSRPLVQENPLIPAGVDCQNKTNMVLLSSENQDMEVNPMVHQVNLLAPMQPLGSSQTADATLEPQTVLLTQLSSEETNNPLHQALLQTAITAQDSSSVAQTFITTCSELEGLNTLIQEGGTEVTVVTEGNASMMTTATPSNMACGPSEDMSKPVEAVTIHSNALPCEESALLVPDISLGSQNVVIHSVPLIVSAQPQRSQIEQLSPHTLYSDSDTMERIPQ, from the exons TCGCTGCAGGTCATTCGGTTTTGTTGGAG CAAAATGGATGTTCCCTACCCACCTCTGGCACAGCAGCCACCACTGCAACAGCCACCCTCACAG ATTCCAGCACAGAATTTGTTTTTGGGGACACGTACCAGACCTGTGTCATGAGAGGTGTCAGAAAGATCCTGACCAAAGCCCAGAAAACACCATCCAAAAAATTAAAACCTGCCCTCACTTCAAAGcgacacagctgctgtttttcag GTTGTACTTTTAAAACACAGTATGGCCAAAAAGACATGGAGCGACATCTCAAAACCCACACTG GTGAGAAGCCATTTGAATGCGAGCTGTGTCACAAGCGCTTCAGTCGGCGGGACAAGCTGAACATGCACAGCCGCTCACACACAGGAGAAAAGCCACACAAGTGTAAACATTGTCCCTatgcagcagcagacagcagcagcctgaaGAAGCACCTGCGAATCCACTATGATGAACGACCATTTAAATGCCAGATCTGTCCTTACGCCAGCCGCAACTCAAGCCAGCTCACCGTGCATCTACGCTCACACACTG GAGATGCACCTTTCCAGTGCCAACAGTGTGATGCAAAGTTCAAAATCAACTCTGACTTGAAGAGGCACATCCGGATTCACTCTGGTGAAAAGCCTTACAAATGTGACTTCTGTGAATACCGCTGCGCCATGAAAGGCAACCTGAAGTCTCACATTCAGATCAGACATGCCACTGAGAACTCCTTCCACTGCTTGCACTGTGATTTCAAGTGTTCCAACAAAACTGCTCTCCGGCAGCACTCGCGAGAACACCAGCCCACTCAGCCCATCCAGTGTTCCAAGTGCACTTATTCCTGCTCCAGCAAGGGGGCGCTCAAGGTCCACGAGAGGATCCACTCAGAGGAGCGACCCTTCAAATGTGAATTCTGCAACTTTTCCTCCAAGCAGCGCAGCAACCTAGTCATTCACAAAAAGAAGTGCCACTCAGATAAGCCTGAGAAAGGTGGTAGTGGGAAAGGTGGCAGAGGTGCAGGAAGCAGTGGGGGAAGTGACTCTCCAAAGCCTGTCAGCTCAAGGTATCGGGCCAAACTGGATGCAGCTCGAGCCTTCTACTGTGACTCTTGTGATGCTTCATTTGTTAGGGAAGACTCTTTGCGCAGCCACAAGAAGCAACATAGAGATTCTCAGAATGTGTTGCAGCTTCAAATCTCCAAATCCACCAGCGCAGTCAACTTGGTTCCTGTCGCACCACAGACCAACACCCAGCTTGAAGTTTCTGATTCCATGGCTGCTTACACCAGTGCACAGCTCAAAATCATTGTATCTCGCCCGCTGGTCCAGGAGAATCCATTAATCCCAGCTGGTGTGGATTGTCAGAATAAGACCAACATGGTCCTGCTAAGCTCAGAAAACCAGGACATGGAGGTCAACCCCATGGTCCATCAGGTCAACTTGTTGGCTCCAATGCAACCCTTGGGGTCATCCCAGACTGCAGATGCTACCCTTGAACCCCAAACAGTTCTTTTGACTCAGCTCAGCTCTGAAGAGACCAACAACCCACTGCACCAGGCCCTGCTGCAGACTGCCATAACCGCTCAGGACTCCAGCAGTGTCGCACAGACTTTCATTACCACCTGCTCTGAACTGGAGGGCCTCAACACCTTGATCCAGGAGGGTGGCACAGAGGTTACAGTAGTGACAGAGGGAAACGCTTCCATGATGACCACAGCAACTCCATCCAATATGGCGTGTGGTCCATCAGAGGACATGTCAAAGCCAGTGGAGGCAGTTACGATCCACAGCAATGCCTTACCCTGTGAGGAAAGTGCGTTACTTGTGCCAGACATCAGCCTGGGTAGCCAGAATGTGGTC
- the zfp64 gene encoding zinc finger protein 64 isoform X2 encodes MRGVRKILTKAQKTPSKKLKPALTSKRHSCCFSGCTFKTQYGQKDMERHLKTHTGEKPFECELCHKRFSRRDKLNMHSRSHTGEKPHKCKHCPYAAADSSSLKKHLRIHYDERPFKCQICPYASRNSSQLTVHLRSHTGDAPFQCQQCDAKFKINSDLKRHIRIHSGEKPYKCDFCEYRCAMKGNLKSHIQIRHATENSFHCLHCDFKCSNKTALRQHSREHQPTQPIQCSKCTYSCSSKGALKVHERIHSEERPFKCEFCNFSSKQRSNLVIHKKKCHSDKPEKGGSGKGGRGAGSSGGSDSPKPVSSRYRAKLDAARAFYCDSCDASFVREDSLRSHKKQHRDSQNVLQLQISKSTSAVNLVPVAPQTNTQLEVSDSMAAYTSAQLKIIVSRPLVQENPLIPAGVDCQNKTNMVLLSSENQDMEVNPMVHQVNLLAPMQPLGSSQTADATLEPQTVLLTQLSSEETNNPLHQALLQTAITAQDSSSVAQTFITTCSELEGLNTLIQEGGTEVTVVTEGNASMMTTATPSNMACGPSEDMSKPVEAVTIHSNALPCEESALLVPDISLGSQNVVIHSVPLIVSAQPQRSQIEQLSPHTLYSDSDTMERIPQ; translated from the exons ATGAGAGGTGTCAGAAAGATCCTGACCAAAGCCCAGAAAACACCATCCAAAAAATTAAAACCTGCCCTCACTTCAAAGcgacacagctgctgtttttcag GTTGTACTTTTAAAACACAGTATGGCCAAAAAGACATGGAGCGACATCTCAAAACCCACACTG GTGAGAAGCCATTTGAATGCGAGCTGTGTCACAAGCGCTTCAGTCGGCGGGACAAGCTGAACATGCACAGCCGCTCACACACAGGAGAAAAGCCACACAAGTGTAAACATTGTCCCTatgcagcagcagacagcagcagcctgaaGAAGCACCTGCGAATCCACTATGATGAACGACCATTTAAATGCCAGATCTGTCCTTACGCCAGCCGCAACTCAAGCCAGCTCACCGTGCATCTACGCTCACACACTG GAGATGCACCTTTCCAGTGCCAACAGTGTGATGCAAAGTTCAAAATCAACTCTGACTTGAAGAGGCACATCCGGATTCACTCTGGTGAAAAGCCTTACAAATGTGACTTCTGTGAATACCGCTGCGCCATGAAAGGCAACCTGAAGTCTCACATTCAGATCAGACATGCCACTGAGAACTCCTTCCACTGCTTGCACTGTGATTTCAAGTGTTCCAACAAAACTGCTCTCCGGCAGCACTCGCGAGAACACCAGCCCACTCAGCCCATCCAGTGTTCCAAGTGCACTTATTCCTGCTCCAGCAAGGGGGCGCTCAAGGTCCACGAGAGGATCCACTCAGAGGAGCGACCCTTCAAATGTGAATTCTGCAACTTTTCCTCCAAGCAGCGCAGCAACCTAGTCATTCACAAAAAGAAGTGCCACTCAGATAAGCCTGAGAAAGGTGGTAGTGGGAAAGGTGGCAGAGGTGCAGGAAGCAGTGGGGGAAGTGACTCTCCAAAGCCTGTCAGCTCAAGGTATCGGGCCAAACTGGATGCAGCTCGAGCCTTCTACTGTGACTCTTGTGATGCTTCATTTGTTAGGGAAGACTCTTTGCGCAGCCACAAGAAGCAACATAGAGATTCTCAGAATGTGTTGCAGCTTCAAATCTCCAAATCCACCAGCGCAGTCAACTTGGTTCCTGTCGCACCACAGACCAACACCCAGCTTGAAGTTTCTGATTCCATGGCTGCTTACACCAGTGCACAGCTCAAAATCATTGTATCTCGCCCGCTGGTCCAGGAGAATCCATTAATCCCAGCTGGTGTGGATTGTCAGAATAAGACCAACATGGTCCTGCTAAGCTCAGAAAACCAGGACATGGAGGTCAACCCCATGGTCCATCAGGTCAACTTGTTGGCTCCAATGCAACCCTTGGGGTCATCCCAGACTGCAGATGCTACCCTTGAACCCCAAACAGTTCTTTTGACTCAGCTCAGCTCTGAAGAGACCAACAACCCACTGCACCAGGCCCTGCTGCAGACTGCCATAACCGCTCAGGACTCCAGCAGTGTCGCACAGACTTTCATTACCACCTGCTCTGAACTGGAGGGCCTCAACACCTTGATCCAGGAGGGTGGCACAGAGGTTACAGTAGTGACAGAGGGAAACGCTTCCATGATGACCACAGCAACTCCATCCAATATGGCGTGTGGTCCATCAGAGGACATGTCAAAGCCAGTGGAGGCAGTTACGATCCACAGCAATGCCTTACCCTGTGAGGAAAGTGCGTTACTTGTGCCAGACATCAGCCTGGGTAGCCAGAATGTGGTC